The following are encoded together in the Humulus lupulus chromosome 5, drHumLupu1.1, whole genome shotgun sequence genome:
- the LOC133777669 gene encoding subtilisin-like protease SBT1.3 yields the protein MTENPVKWLVLITMSCLLCNLVLSAATQMAKKTTYIVQMDKSAMPESFSDHLQWYSSKVKSVLIDKETETDKDQRIIYSYQTVFHGVAVRLNEEEAQRLEEEDGVLAIFPETKYELHTTRSPLFLGLDSKQDSTGVWSEKLSDHDVIVGVLDTGIWPESESFNDAGMTPVPARWKGACVTGRGFTKRHCNKKIVGARMFYRGYESATGKINPQNEYKSPRDQDGHGTHTAATVAGTPVKGANLLGYAYGTARGMAPGARVAAYKVCWVGGCFSSDILSAVDRAVADGVNVLSISLGGGVSSYYRDSLSVAAFGAMEMGVFVSGSAGNGGPDPVSLTNVSPWITTVGASTMDRDFPATVQLGNGRTLSGVSLYKGRRTLEKKQYPIVYMGSNSTVPDPASLCLEGTLERHKVAGKIVICDRGISPRVQKGQVVKDAGGVGMILTNTAANGEELVADSHLLPAAAIGENEAKVVKRYALINPKATANLAFMGTRVGIRPSPVVAAFSSRGPNFLTFEILKPDLVAPGVNILAAWTGDLGPSSLPTDRRRVKFNILSGTSMSCPHVSGIAALLKARHPEWSPAAIKSALMTTAYVHDNTLHPLKDASSTIPSSPYDHGAGHVNPRKALDPGLVYDIEPQDYFEFLCTQNLSPTQLKVFAKYSNRTCQHTLAGPADLNYPAISVVFPYKTNVSVLSVRRTVTNVGSPVSSYHLSVSPFKGVYVNVVPRSLNFTKVGQKLSYKVTFKKMSRQTMPEFGALIWKNGVHKVRSPIVLTWLPPM from the coding sequence ATGACTGAAAATCCAGTCAAATGGCTTGTTTTGATAACAATGAGCTGCTTACTCTGTAATCTTGTACTTTCTGCGGCGACCCAGATGGCCAAGAAGACTACATATATTGTCCAAATGGACAAGTCAGCGATGCCTGAGTCATTTTCTGATCACTTGCAGTGGTACTCTTCGAAAGTAAAGTCGGTTCTCATTGACAAGGAAACCGAAACCGATAAAGATCAGAGGATAATCTACAGTTACCAGACTGTTTTTCATGGAGTCGCGGTTCGATTAAATGAAGAAGAAGCTCAGAGGCTCGAGGAAGAAGACGGTGTGCTGGCCATATTCCCGGAAACGAAGTACGAGCTTCACACAACGCGAAGTCCCCTCTTTTTGGGGCTTGATTCAAAGCAGGACAGCACGGGTGTCTGGTCGGAAAAGCTTTCTGACCACGACGTCATTGTCGGGGTGCTTGATACCGGGATTTGGCCGGAGAGCGAGAGCTTCAACGACGCCGGAATGACCCCGGTTCCAGCTCGCTGGAAAGGTGCTTGCGTGACTGGCCGAGGTTTCACGAAAAGACACTGCAATAAAAAGATCGTCGGAGCTAGAATGTTCTACCGGGGTTACGAATCCGCTACCGGAAAAATCAACCCTCAGAACGAGTACAAATCGCCCAGAGATCAAGATGGGCATGGAACTCACACTGCCGCTACCGTCGCTGGTACCCCGGTCAAAGGAGCAAACCTTTTGGGCTATGCGTACGGTACAGCAAGGGGAATGGCTCCAGGAGCAAGAGTGGCGGCTTATAAAGTTTGCTGGGTAGGCGGCTGTTTCAGTTCCGATATTCTGTCAGCCGTCGACAGAGCTGTTGCGGACGGAGTCAACGTCTTGTCGATATCTTTGGGCGGCGGAGTTTCATCTTACTATAGAGACAGTTTATCAGTAGCGGCGTTTGGGGCGATGGAAATGGGCGTTTTCGTCTCGGGATCCGCAGGCAATGGAGGACCCGACCCGGTTAGCCTTACCAACGTGTCACCGTGGATAACCACGGTTGGCGCTAGCACCATGGATAGAGACTTTCCAGCAACTGTTCAGCTCGGAAATGGCAGAACTCTTTCCGGTGTTTCACTCTACAAAGGTCGAAGAACGCTTGAAAAGAAACAGTACCCGATTGTTTATATGGGAAGCAACTCGACCGTCCCTGATCCGGCATCGTTATGCTTGGAAGGGACTTTAGAAAGACATAAAGTTGCTGGAAAAATTGTCATATGCGACCGTGGAATCAGCCCTCGTGTTCAGAAGGGTCAGGTGGTCAAAGACGCCGGAGGAGTTGGAATGATTCTGACGAACACGGCGGCAAACGGCGAGGAATTGGTAGCGGACTCCCACCTTCTTCCAGCAGCGGCCATTGGAGAAAACGAAGCAAAAGTAGTAAAGCGTTACGCTTTGATTAACCCCAAAGCCACGGCCAATCTAGCGTTTATGGGAACTCGTGTGGGGATTAGGCCATCTCCAGTGGTGGCAGCGTTTTCATCAAGAGGGCCTAATTTTCTCACTTTTGAGATTCTCAAACCTGATTTGGTAGCTCCCGGAGTCAACATTCTCGCAGCTTGGACCGGGGATTTGGGCCCGTCGAGTTTACCAACAGATCGTCGTAGGGTAAAATTCAACATATTGTCTGGTACCTCAATGTCGTGTCCTCACGTAAGTGGCATTGCTGCACTGCTAAAGGCTAGACACCCCGAATGGAGCCCGGCCGCCATTAAATCAGCTCTTATGACCACTGCTTATGTCCACGACAACACTCTCCACCCTCTTAAAGACGCCTCCTCGACGATTCCTTCCAGCCCGTATGACCACGGAGCGGGTCATGTAAACCCGAGAAAAGCACTTGACCCGGGTTTGGTCTACGACATAGAGCCTCAGGACTACTTTGAGTTCCTCTGTACTCAGAATCTATCTCCAACCCAGTTAAAAGTTTTCGCCAAGTACTCAAACAGAACTTGCCAACACACACTCGCCGGTCCAGCGGACTTGAACTACCCTGCTATCTCAGTTGTGTTCCCTTATAAGACAAACGTTTCTGTTCTGAGTGTTCGCCGAACAGTGACCAATGTGGGTTCTCCGGTTTCAAGTTACCACCTTTCGGTTTCGCCGTTTAAAGGTGTTTATGTTAACGTTGTGCCTCGATCACTGAACTTCACCAAGGTCGGTCAGAAGTTGTCGTATAAGGTCACGTTTAAGAAGATGTCACGGCAAACAATGCCGGAGTTTGGGGCTTTGATATGGAAAAATGGTGTCCACAAGGTGAGAAGCCCAATTGTGCTTACGTGGCTACCTCCGATGTAA